Within Hydrogenispora ethanolica, the genomic segment TGCGATGGAAGAAGGACTGCGGTTCGCCATTCGTGAAGGCGGACGGACCGTGGGCGCCGGCGTCGTTACCAAGATTATTGAGTAATCGAAGTGTTACGAAAAAGGGCTGGCGAAAACCAGCCCTTTTTGTTTTGAGAAATGACTCTTGACACCTCTTTATAATTGTGGTAAATTTTTATAGTGATTGATTGATCCGGAGGATCTTATTTTTTTCGCCTTTTTTGCGGAAGGTATTGGATGTACCGCATTATCTAGGAGGTAGCAACCATGCGCGAAGGTATTACTCTGGCTTGTTCCGAATGTAAAAATCGGAACTACCGTACTATCAAGAATAAGAAGAACAACCCCGAACGTCTCGAATTGAAGAAATACTGCAAGTTCTGCCGGAAAGAGACAAGCCATAAAGAGACCAGATAACCAATAGAGGGGTGAGGAGCGTGCAACAGCCCGTAAAAAAAGAAGCCCGGTTTGAAGGAGTCCAACGGTTTTTTCGAAACGTTTCCGCTGAACTTAAAAAGGTGAACTGGCCCAGCCGCAAGGAATTGACCACCTATACCATTGTGGTCATTGCCACGGTGTTGGTTGTTTCGGTTATCATCACGACTTGGGACTGGTTGTTGACCGTGATCTTTAAAGTCTTCGGATTCTACCGGTAGTAGCGAGGAGAAATCGGATGGAAAAGAATTGGTATGTCATTCATACCTATTCCGGATATGAAAACAAAGTAAAAGCGAATTTAGAACGGCGTGTCGAATCGATGGGGATGGAAGACAAGATCTTCCGCATTTTGGTTCCCACCGAGGAAGAGCTGGAGATTCGCGACGGGAAACGCAAAATTACCAAGAAAAAGATTTATCCCGGCTATGTCATTGTGGAAATGATCTTAACGGATGATTCTTGGTATGTTGTTCGCAATACCCCGGGAGTTACCGGCTTTGTGGGCTCCGGTTCCAAGCCGATTCCGCTCCAAGAGAAGGAGACCAAACTAATCCTGCACCAGATGGGGATCGATGAACCGCGGACCAAGATTGATTTCGAGGTTGGCGAGATTATCAAAGTGATCCGGGGACCGTTTGAGAATTTTTCCGGCTTGATCGAAGAGATTAACCCGGAAAAAGGGAAGATCAAAGTGAAGGTTTCGATGTTCGGCCGGGAAACCCCGGTGGAACTGGATTATCATCAGGTTGAAAAGCTTTAGGATTTCCGGTGTTTTAAAGTGGGAGGGTTTAACCCGTTATAACCACATCAAATTGAAGGAGGTGAAGGGCAATGGCTAAAAAAATTACGGCTTTCGTAAAACTGCAAGTTCCGGCTGGTAAAGCAAATCCTGCGCCACCGGTAGGCCCTGCCCTAGGTCAACACGGCGTCAACATTATGGAGTTTTGTAAGACGTTCAACGAACGCACGTCGAATCAGGCTGGAATGATCATTCCGGTTGTGATCACCGTGTATGAGGATCGTTCGTTTACATTTATCTGCAAAACACCCCCCGTGCCTGTTTTGATTAAAAAAGCCATTAATGTGGAGAAAGGTTCCGGAACTCCGAATAAGGATAAAGTCGGTAAGATCAGCCGGGCGAAAGTCCGCGAGATCGCCGAGCTGAAGATGCCGGACCTGAATGCCGCCAGCGTAGAGGCAGCCATGAGCATGGTCGCCGGTACGGCGCGCAGCATGGGGATTGTGGTAGAAGATTAGTCGCTTCAAACCGTGGGAGGAAGTAATTCCGTTATGACCACAAAGGAGGAAATGATATGCCGAAACATGGAAAACGCTATCAGGAATCCGCGAAATTGGTTGACGGCGTTAAGCTGTATGACCCGGCGGAAGCCTTGAATATTATTAAATCGATGCCAGTAGGTAAATTCGATGAGACGGTCGAGATTTCGATCCGTTTGGGCGTAGACCCGCGTCATGCCGATCAACAGATCCGTGGCGCCGTGGTGCTGCCTTTTGGTACCGGACGTACGGTGAAAGTGGCCGTCTTCGCCAAAGGCGAAAAAGCCAAAGAAGCCGAAGAGGCGGGCGCTGAGAAGGTTGGCGCCGAAGACCTGATTGAAGAGATTCAAAAAGGTTGGATGGACTTTGATGTGGCCGTGGCGACTCCGG encodes:
- the secE gene encoding preprotein translocase subunit SecE produces the protein MQQPVKKEARFEGVQRFFRNVSAELKKVNWPSRKELTTYTIVVIATVLVVSVIITTWDWLLTVIFKVFGFYR
- the nusG gene encoding transcription termination/antitermination protein NusG; translated protein: MEKNWYVIHTYSGYENKVKANLERRVESMGMEDKIFRILVPTEEELEIRDGKRKITKKKIYPGYVIVEMILTDDSWYVVRNTPGVTGFVGSGSKPIPLQEKETKLILHQMGIDEPRTKIDFEVGEIIKVIRGPFENFSGLIEEINPEKGKIKVKVSMFGRETPVELDYHQVEKL
- the rpmG gene encoding 50S ribosomal protein L33; protein product: MREGITLACSECKNRNYRTIKNKKNNPERLELKKYCKFCRKETSHKETR
- the rplK gene encoding 50S ribosomal protein L11; this encodes MAKKITAFVKLQVPAGKANPAPPVGPALGQHGVNIMEFCKTFNERTSNQAGMIIPVVITVYEDRSFTFICKTPPVPVLIKKAINVEKGSGTPNKDKVGKISRAKVREIAELKMPDLNAASVEAAMSMVAGTARSMGIVVED